The Streptomyces luteogriseus genome includes a window with the following:
- a CDS encoding M15 family metallopeptidase — translation MTRLTTVARALLTTFAALLASTTPSTTARAGNDPKAPEDFVALRSVDPTIIQEMRYVTPHNFVGERIDGYRQPICILTRPAAQALHKAQRQLLRKGYTLKVYDCYRPQRAVDHFVRWAEDLDDEAMKGEFYPNVDKTRLFADGYIAAKSGHSRGSTMDVTLVRLPAKPTRPYHPGEPLVPCFAPQGERFPDDSIDMGTGFDCFDTLSHTLDPRIQGHQRANRLLLKGTLEGLGFVNLAEEWWHYTFKPEAHPDTYFDFPVARKSLTGAH, via the coding sequence ATGACACGACTCACCACCGTGGCGCGTGCCCTGCTCACCACGTTCGCCGCCCTGCTGGCATCGACCACACCCAGCACGACCGCCCGGGCCGGCAACGACCCGAAAGCGCCCGAGGACTTCGTGGCACTGAGAAGCGTGGATCCGACCATCATCCAGGAGATGCGCTACGTCACCCCGCACAACTTCGTGGGGGAGCGCATCGACGGCTACCGGCAGCCGATCTGCATCCTCACCCGCCCCGCGGCACAAGCCCTCCACAAGGCCCAGCGCCAACTCCTGCGCAAGGGCTACACGCTCAAGGTGTACGACTGCTACCGGCCGCAGCGCGCGGTGGACCACTTCGTCCGCTGGGCCGAGGACCTCGACGACGAGGCGATGAAGGGCGAGTTCTACCCGAACGTCGACAAGACCCGGCTGTTCGCCGACGGCTACATCGCGGCGAAGTCCGGCCACAGCCGTGGTTCGACCATGGACGTCACGCTGGTCAGGCTTCCCGCGAAGCCGACCCGCCCCTACCATCCCGGAGAACCCCTGGTGCCCTGCTTCGCCCCCCAGGGCGAGCGGTTCCCCGACGACTCGATCGACATGGGGACCGGTTTCGACTGCTTCGACACCCTCTCGCACACCCTCGACCCCCGCATCCAGGGCCACCAGCGCGCCAACCGACTGCTGCTCAAAGGCACCCTGGAAGGCCTCGGCTTCGTGAACCTGGCAGAGGAATGGTGGCACTACACCTTCAAGCCCGAGGCCCATCCGGACACCTACTTCGACTTCCCCGTGGCCAGGAAGTCCCTCACCGGCGCTCACTGA
- a CDS encoding NUDIX domain-containing protein, whose amino-acid sequence MSESQHSAFNSVPNSHCSSCGAPYGEGVIGWPRTCPVCGSVAYRNPLPVAVALQPVYDTKGTALVAITRTIAPARGGIALPGGYIDDREDWRQAVIRELREETGIDAAGRDVRLADAMSSPDGHLLLFGLLPERPAESLPSSAATDETEGWHLLRRPEELAFPLHTLAVRAWFEGRYI is encoded by the coding sequence GTGTCCGAATCTCAGCACTCCGCTTTCAACTCCGTGCCGAACTCCCACTGTTCGAGCTGCGGCGCGCCCTACGGAGAGGGCGTCATCGGCTGGCCGCGCACCTGCCCGGTGTGCGGGTCCGTGGCGTACCGCAACCCTCTCCCGGTCGCGGTCGCCCTCCAGCCCGTGTACGACACCAAGGGCACCGCCCTGGTCGCCATCACCCGAACCATCGCCCCCGCACGCGGGGGCATCGCCCTGCCCGGCGGCTACATCGACGACCGGGAGGACTGGCGGCAGGCCGTCATACGCGAACTGCGGGAGGAAACCGGCATCGACGCGGCCGGCCGTGATGTACGGCTCGCCGACGCGATGAGCTCCCCCGACGGCCACCTGCTGCTGTTCGGCCTCCTCCCGGAGCGCCCCGCCGAGAGCCTGCCCTCCTCCGCCGCCACGGACGAGACAGAGGGCTGGCACCTCCTGCGCAGGCCCGAGGAGCTCGCCTTCCCCCTGCACACCCTGGCCGTGCGGGCCTGGTTCGAGGGCCGGTACATCTGA
- a CDS encoding glycoside hydrolase family 31 protein — protein MNGRDLVRSVRAMASLGAAQGARTVRAAWRRRRADATGLPARGAERARVPGPVVDAEPGPGGGVIRFSRSELRILVAVNGAVFWGWDGAEPEPSYALAGRCPEPDPRAVLEPDKDGGWRVVAERVTVAVSRYGAVEVRTPGGVALRRDLPPRWWEPVGGGPARWMQRSEVGADARFFGLGGRSSGPRLPGGTYRLWNSDPGRAFAPGEDPLYITMPVQLVVSDGGTHLAFHDSSWDGTVTLREGEEGAGSGHDRAATSELRMQGGPLRCWVMVGTPARVLLAWASLTGAPALPPAWALGHHHARWGFGSEQEVRRIVAGYLEHGLPLDAVHLDIDHLDAHQVFTVDQDRFPKLPVLAEELRRDGIRLVSIVGPAVKALPGRAVYDSGAAGEAFVRDASGKVVEGVAWPGEAVFPDFTHARVREWWGGLYEERLAQGFSGFWHDMNEPTSFTAFGESTLPRSARHSLEGRGGDHREAHNVYALCMARAGFEGLRKLTPEERPFLFSRSGWAGMQRFGGTWSGDVATGWPGLRASLALVMGLGLCGVPYSGPDVGGFDGDPSPELYLRWFQLGAYLPLFRTHAGLRAGRREPWEFGGEVLEHARVALVERRRLLPYFMTLAHLARRTGAPYVRPLWWAAPEERALRDCDDAFLLGDSLLVAPVLDPGADRRAVQLPWGRWYDTATGRAYEGPGQVLVEAPLARIPVFARAGAVLPVRGEDGGLELEVWAPARGRTGGGLVVPDGGDGWDEPEIERYTARWTGSRVVVEREGGDDGGAPSYPVRVRGGG, from the coding sequence ATGAACGGTCGTGACCTGGTGCGTTCGGTGAGAGCGATGGCTTCGTTGGGGGCGGCGCAGGGTGCGCGGACCGTACGAGCAGCGTGGCGCAGGCGCCGGGCCGACGCCACCGGGCTGCCGGCTCGGGGGGCGGAGCGTGCGCGGGTGCCCGGACCCGTGGTGGACGCGGAGCCGGGGCCGGGAGGCGGTGTCATCCGGTTCAGCCGGTCGGAGCTGCGGATTCTGGTCGCCGTGAACGGTGCCGTGTTCTGGGGCTGGGACGGGGCGGAGCCGGAGCCGTCGTATGCGCTGGCCGGCCGTTGTCCGGAGCCGGATCCTCGGGCTGTTCTCGAGCCGGACAAGGACGGCGGCTGGCGTGTGGTGGCCGAGCGGGTGACGGTGGCGGTCTCGCGGTACGGCGCGGTGGAGGTGCGTACGCCGGGTGGTGTGGCCCTGCGGCGTGATCTGCCGCCGCGGTGGTGGGAGCCGGTCGGCGGCGGTCCGGCACGGTGGATGCAACGGTCGGAGGTGGGCGCCGACGCCCGGTTCTTCGGACTCGGGGGGCGCAGCTCGGGTCCTCGGCTGCCGGGCGGGACGTACCGGCTGTGGAACAGCGATCCCGGCCGTGCCTTCGCGCCCGGGGAGGATCCGCTGTACATCACGATGCCCGTGCAGCTGGTGGTGTCCGACGGCGGTACACATCTGGCGTTCCACGACAGCTCGTGGGACGGCACGGTGACGCTGCGGGAGGGCGAGGAGGGCGCGGGGTCCGGGCACGACCGCGCCGCGACGAGCGAGCTGCGGATGCAGGGCGGGCCGTTGCGGTGCTGGGTGATGGTGGGCACCCCCGCGCGCGTGCTGCTCGCCTGGGCCTCGCTCACCGGGGCGCCCGCGCTGCCGCCCGCGTGGGCGCTCGGGCACCATCACGCGCGGTGGGGGTTCGGCAGTGAGCAGGAGGTGCGGCGGATCGTCGCGGGCTACCTGGAGCACGGTCTGCCTCTGGACGCCGTGCACCTGGACATCGACCACCTCGACGCACATCAGGTGTTCACCGTCGACCAGGACCGCTTCCCCAAGCTGCCCGTGCTGGCCGAGGAGCTCCGGAGGGACGGCATCCGGCTGGTGTCGATCGTCGGCCCGGCTGTGAAGGCGCTTCCCGGCAGAGCGGTGTACGACAGCGGTGCGGCCGGGGAGGCGTTCGTGCGGGACGCCTCGGGGAAGGTCGTGGAAGGTGTCGCGTGGCCCGGGGAGGCAGTGTTTCCCGATTTCACGCACGCGCGCGTGCGTGAGTGGTGGGGCGGCCTCTACGAGGAACGGCTCGCGCAGGGATTCTCGGGGTTCTGGCACGACATGAACGAGCCCACGTCGTTCACCGCCTTCGGTGAGTCGACATTGCCGCGCTCGGCCCGTCACTCCCTGGAGGGACGGGGCGGTGACCATCGTGAGGCGCACAACGTGTACGCGCTGTGCATGGCCAGGGCGGGGTTCGAAGGGTTGCGGAAGCTCACGCCCGAGGAGCGGCCGTTTCTGTTCTCCCGCTCCGGGTGGGCCGGTATGCAGCGCTTCGGAGGGACGTGGTCGGGGGACGTGGCCACCGGGTGGCCCGGGCTGCGGGCCTCTCTGGCGCTGGTGATGGGGCTCGGGCTGTGCGGCGTCCCGTATTCGGGCCCGGACGTCGGGGGCTTCGACGGGGATCCGTCCCCCGAGCTGTATCTGCGGTGGTTCCAGCTGGGGGCGTATCTGCCGCTGTTCCGAACGCACGCGGGTCTGCGGGCGGGGCGCAGGGAGCCGTGGGAGTTCGGTGGCGAGGTGCTGGAGCACGCGCGCGTGGCGCTCGTCGAACGCCGTCGGCTGCTGCCGTACTTCATGACGCTGGCGCATCTGGCGCGGCGTACCGGAGCGCCCTATGTGCGGCCGTTGTGGTGGGCGGCGCCGGAGGAGCGGGCGCTGCGCGACTGCGACGACGCGTTCCTGCTGGGTGACAGCCTGCTGGTGGCGCCGGTGCTGGACCCGGGCGCCGACCGGCGTGCCGTCCAGCTCCCGTGGGGGCGCTGGTACGACACCGCGACAGGGCGGGCGTACGAGGGGCCGGGGCAGGTGCTCGTCGAGGCGCCCCTGGCGCGGATCCCGGTGTTCGCACGCGCGGGTGCCGTACTCCCGGTACGTGGGGAGGACGGCGGGCTGGAGCTGGAGGTGTGGGCGCCCGCCCGGGGGCGGACCGGGGGCGGGCTGGTCGTGCCGGACGGGGGCGACGGGTGGGACGAGCCGGAGATCGAGCGCTACACCGCTCGGTGGACGGGCTCCCGGGTGGTCGTCGAGCGGGAGGGCGGGGACGACGGTGGCGCTCCGTCCTACCCGGTGCGCGTCCGCGGGGGCGGGTAG
- a CDS encoding acetoacetate--CoA ligase — translation MSTDSFQPLWQPDPERIARARITRFQAWAVEHHGAPADGGYPALQRWSVDELDTFWRAVTEWFDVRFSHPYARVLGDRSMPGAQWFPEATLNYAEHALRAASTRADEPALLHVDETHEPRPVTWAELRRQVGSLAAELRSLGVRPGDRVSGYLPNVPEAVVALLATAAVGAVWTSCAPDFGARSVLDRFQQVEPVVLFTVDGYRYGGKEHDRREVVTELRSELPTLRAVIHIPLLGTEAPEGALDWSALTSADTEPVFEQVPFDHPLWVLYSSGTTGLPKAIVQSQGGILVEHLKQLGLHCDLGPEDRFFWYTSTGWMMWNFLVSGLLTGTTIVLYDGSPGYPDTGAQWRIAERTKATLYGTSAAYVMACRKAGVHPSRDFDLSSVQCVATTGSPLPPDGFRWLHDEVRDNLWIASVSGGTDVCSCFAGAVPTLPVHVGELQAPCLGTDLQSWDPSGNPLVDEVGELVVTNPMPSMPIHFWNDPDGSRYHDSYFDTYPGVWRHGDWITLTSRGSVVIHGRSDSTLNRQGVRMGSADIYEAVERLPEIRESLVIGIEQPDGGYWMPLFVHLAPGAVLDEALLNRIKQTIREQLSPRHVPDEIIEVPGVPHTLTGKRIEVPVKRLLQGTPLEKAVNPGSIDNLDLLNFYEDLARKRA, via the coding sequence ATGTCGACCGACAGTTTCCAGCCGCTCTGGCAGCCCGACCCCGAGCGCATCGCCCGCGCACGGATCACCAGGTTCCAGGCCTGGGCCGTCGAACACCACGGCGCCCCCGCCGACGGCGGCTACCCGGCGCTGCAGCGCTGGTCCGTCGACGAGCTGGACACCTTCTGGAGAGCCGTCACGGAATGGTTCGACGTCCGCTTCTCGCACCCCTACGCGCGCGTGCTCGGCGACCGCTCGATGCCGGGCGCCCAGTGGTTCCCCGAAGCGACCCTCAACTACGCCGAACACGCCCTGCGCGCGGCCTCCACCCGCGCGGACGAACCGGCCCTCCTGCACGTCGACGAGACACACGAACCACGCCCCGTCACCTGGGCCGAGCTGCGCCGCCAGGTCGGCTCCCTGGCCGCCGAACTGCGCTCCCTCGGCGTTCGCCCCGGCGACCGTGTCAGCGGCTACCTCCCGAACGTGCCCGAAGCAGTGGTCGCCCTCCTCGCCACAGCCGCCGTCGGCGCCGTCTGGACGTCCTGCGCACCCGACTTCGGCGCCCGCAGCGTCCTCGACCGCTTCCAGCAGGTCGAACCCGTCGTGCTGTTCACGGTCGACGGCTACCGCTACGGCGGCAAGGAACACGACCGGCGCGAGGTCGTCACCGAACTGCGCAGCGAACTGCCCACCCTGCGCGCCGTGATCCACATCCCGCTCCTCGGCACCGAGGCACCCGAGGGCGCCCTGGACTGGTCGGCCCTCACCTCGGCCGACACCGAGCCCGTCTTCGAGCAGGTGCCCTTCGACCACCCTCTGTGGGTGCTCTACTCCTCCGGCACGACCGGACTGCCCAAGGCCATCGTCCAGTCCCAGGGCGGCATCCTGGTCGAACACCTCAAGCAGCTCGGCCTGCACTGCGACCTCGGCCCCGAGGACCGCTTCTTCTGGTACACCTCGACCGGCTGGATGATGTGGAACTTCCTCGTCTCCGGCCTGCTCACGGGCACCACGATCGTCCTCTACGACGGCAGCCCCGGCTACCCCGACACCGGTGCCCAGTGGCGGATCGCCGAGCGCACGAAAGCCACCCTCTACGGCACCTCGGCCGCCTATGTCATGGCGTGCCGCAAGGCCGGCGTGCATCCGTCCCGCGACTTCGACCTGTCCTCCGTGCAGTGCGTCGCCACCACGGGGTCGCCTCTCCCGCCCGACGGTTTCCGCTGGCTCCACGACGAGGTCCGCGACAACCTGTGGATCGCCTCCGTCAGCGGCGGCACCGACGTGTGCTCCTGTTTCGCCGGCGCCGTACCGACCCTCCCCGTCCACGTCGGCGAACTCCAGGCCCCGTGCCTCGGCACCGACCTGCAGTCCTGGGACCCCAGCGGCAACCCGCTCGTCGACGAGGTCGGCGAACTCGTCGTCACCAACCCCATGCCGTCGATGCCCATCCACTTCTGGAACGACCCGGACGGCAGCCGCTACCACGACAGCTACTTCGACACCTACCCCGGTGTATGGCGGCACGGCGACTGGATCACCCTCACCTCCCGCGGATCGGTCGTCATCCACGGCCGCTCCGACTCCACGCTCAACCGCCAGGGCGTCCGCATGGGATCCGCCGACATCTACGAAGCCGTCGAGCGGCTCCCCGAGATCAGGGAATCCCTCGTCATCGGCATCGAGCAGCCCGACGGCGGCTACTGGATGCCCCTCTTCGTGCACCTGGCGCCCGGGGCCGTCCTCGACGAAGCCCTGCTGAACCGCATCAAGCAGACGATCCGGGAGCAGCTGTCACCGCGCCACGTCCCCGACGAGATCATCGAAGTACCCGGCGTCCCGCACACCCTCACCGGCAAGCGCATCGAGGTTCCCGTCAAGCGCCTCCTCCAAGGCACCCCGCTGGAGAAGGCGGTCAACCCGGGCTCCATCGACAACCTCGACCTGCTGAACTTCTACGAGGACCTGGCCCGCAAGCGCGCCTGA
- the ptsP gene encoding phosphoenolpyruvate--protein phosphotransferase, giving the protein METTLRGVGVSHGVAIGEVRHMGTAVLEPPAKQIPAEEAEREQGRARKAVEAVAADLMARGNLAGGEAQAVLEAQAMMAQDPELMADVERRIAVGSTAERGVYDAFASYRELLAGAGEYLAGRVADLDDVRNRIVARLLGVPMPGVPDSDEPYVLVARDLAPADTALLDPALVLGFVTEEGGPTSHSAILARALGVPAVVALPGAGELAEGTMIAVDGSTGEIFVDPSDDKKAQLEAAAAQRKAALAASTGPGATADGHKVPLLANIGGPADVEAAVEAGAEGVGLFRTEFLFLDDSKQAPSEEKQVAAYRQVLEAFPEGRVVVRVLDAGADKPLDFLTPSDEPNPALGVRGLRTLLDHPEVLRTQLTALAKAAEGLPVYLEVMAPMVADRTDARAFADACREAGLRAKFGAMVEIPSAALRARSILQEVEFLSLGTNDLAQYTFAADRQVGAVSRLQDPWQPALLDLVELSAEAAKAEGKSCGVCGEAASDPLLACVLTGLGVTSLSMGAASIPYVRATLAKYTLAQCERAAAAARATDSAEDARSAAQAVLSGE; this is encoded by the coding sequence ATGGAGACAACGCTGCGAGGCGTCGGCGTGAGCCACGGTGTGGCCATCGGCGAGGTACGGCACATGGGAACGGCGGTGCTCGAGCCGCCCGCGAAGCAGATCCCGGCGGAAGAAGCGGAGCGTGAACAGGGGCGCGCCCGCAAGGCCGTGGAGGCGGTGGCGGCGGACCTGATGGCGCGCGGCAACTTGGCCGGCGGCGAAGCCCAGGCGGTGCTCGAGGCGCAGGCCATGATGGCCCAGGACCCCGAGCTGATGGCCGACGTGGAGCGCCGGATCGCCGTCGGCAGCACGGCGGAGCGCGGGGTGTACGACGCGTTCGCCTCGTACCGAGAGCTGCTGGCGGGAGCCGGTGAGTACCTCGCCGGTCGTGTGGCCGACCTCGACGACGTGCGGAATCGTATTGTCGCCCGTCTGCTGGGGGTGCCCATGCCGGGCGTCCCCGACAGCGACGAGCCCTATGTACTGGTGGCCCGTGACCTCGCGCCCGCGGACACCGCGCTTCTGGACCCGGCTCTGGTGCTCGGCTTCGTCACCGAGGAGGGCGGTCCGACCAGCCACAGCGCGATTCTGGCCCGGGCGCTCGGTGTGCCGGCCGTGGTGGCGCTGCCGGGGGCCGGTGAGCTCGCCGAGGGCACGATGATCGCCGTCGACGGCAGCACGGGAGAGATCTTCGTGGACCCGAGCGACGACAAGAAGGCACAGCTCGAGGCCGCTGCCGCCCAGCGGAAGGCTGCCTTGGCCGCCTCTACCGGCCCCGGTGCGACCGCCGACGGTCACAAGGTGCCGCTGCTCGCGAACATCGGTGGCCCCGCCGATGTGGAGGCCGCCGTCGAGGCCGGGGCCGAAGGGGTCGGTCTCTTCCGTACCGAGTTCCTCTTCCTGGACGACAGCAAGCAGGCGCCCTCCGAGGAGAAGCAGGTCGCCGCGTACCGGCAGGTGCTCGAGGCGTTCCCCGAGGGGCGTGTCGTGGTGCGGGTGCTGGACGCGGGTGCGGACAAGCCGCTCGACTTCCTCACGCCGTCCGACGAGCCGAACCCGGCGCTCGGCGTGCGGGGCCTGCGGACGCTGCTCGACCACCCGGAGGTCCTGCGCACTCAGCTGACCGCGCTGGCGAAGGCCGCCGAGGGACTGCCGGTCTATCTCGAGGTCATGGCCCCGATGGTGGCGGACCGTACGGACGCCCGGGCTTTCGCGGACGCCTGCCGTGAGGCTGGCCTGAGGGCGAAGTTCGGTGCGATGGTCGAGATCCCGTCGGCCGCCCTGCGGGCTCGCTCGATCCTGCAGGAGGTCGAGTTCCTGTCGCTGGGCACGAACGACCTCGCTCAGTACACCTTTGCCGCCGACCGTCAGGTGGGGGCGGTCTCCCGTCTGCAGGATCCGTGGCAGCCCGCTCTTCTCGACCTGGTGGAGCTGTCCGCCGAGGCGGCGAAGGCCGAGGGGAAGAGCTGTGGTGTCTGTGGCGAGGCCGCGTCCGACCCGCTGCTCGCGTGTGTGCTGACCGGTCTGGGCGTCACCTCCCTCTCGATGGGTGCCGCGTCGATTCCCTATGTCCGGGCGACGCTGGCGAAGTACACGCTGGCCCAGTGCGAGCGTGCCGCTGCGGCGGCGCGGGCGACGGACAGTGCCGAGGACGCGCGCAGTGCGGCGCAGGCGGTGCTGTCGGGCGAGTAG
- a CDS encoding PTS sugar transporter subunit IIA produces MTTVTSPLAGRAIGLAAVPDPVFSGAMVGPGTAIDPVREPSEAVSPVDGVIVSLHPHAFVVVDESGHGVLTHLGIDTVQLNGEGFELLVNKGDTVRRGQGVVRWNPAAVEAAGKSAICPVVALEATAEALSDLRIDGEVKAGDSLFLWK; encoded by the coding sequence ATGACCACCGTGACGTCCCCGCTCGCAGGACGCGCCATCGGACTGGCAGCCGTGCCGGATCCCGTCTTCTCCGGGGCCATGGTCGGCCCGGGCACAGCGATCGACCCCGTACGTGAGCCCTCCGAGGCCGTCTCGCCCGTGGACGGCGTCATCGTCTCCCTGCACCCGCACGCGTTCGTCGTGGTCGACGAGAGCGGACACGGCGTGCTCACCCACCTCGGTATCGACACCGTGCAGCTCAACGGCGAGGGTTTCGAGCTGCTCGTGAACAAGGGCGACACCGTCAGGCGCGGTCAGGGTGTGGTGCGCTGGAACCCGGCCGCCGTCGAGGCCGCCGGAAAGTCCGCCATCTGCCCGGTCGTGGCACTGGAAGCCACGGCCGAGGCTCTCTCCGATCTTCGGATCGACGGCGAAGTGAAGGCCGGCGACAGTCTCTTCCTCTGGAAGTGA
- a CDS encoding CDP-alcohol phosphatidyltransferase family protein, translating into MEVQETRVQTDRVLTIPNILSMARLVGVPVFLWLILRPEFGGPKSDGWALLVLALSGVTDYLDGKLARRWNQISSLGRLLDPAADRLYILSTLIGLTWREILPLWLTAALLARELVLLVMVGILRRHGYPPPQVNFLGKAATFNLMYAFPLLLLSDGSGWISSLAAIFGWAFAGWGTTLYWWAGVLYVVQVRRLVRADTMAD; encoded by the coding sequence GTGGAGGTTCAGGAGACTCGCGTCCAGACGGACCGTGTGCTCACCATCCCGAACATCCTCAGCATGGCCCGGCTCGTCGGCGTGCCCGTCTTCCTGTGGCTGATCCTGCGTCCTGAGTTCGGTGGGCCCAAGAGTGACGGCTGGGCCCTTCTGGTACTCGCCCTGAGCGGAGTCACCGACTATCTCGACGGCAAGCTCGCCCGGCGCTGGAACCAGATCAGCAGCCTCGGCCGGCTCCTCGACCCCGCCGCTGACCGGCTCTACATTCTCTCCACCTTGATCGGCCTCACCTGGCGGGAGATTCTGCCCCTCTGGTTGACGGCTGCACTTCTGGCGCGAGAGCTGGTTCTGCTGGTGATGGTGGGCATCCTCCGCCGGCACGGCTATCCGCCGCCCCAGGTGAACTTCCTGGGCAAGGCAGCCACCTTCAACCTGATGTACGCCTTCCCCCTGCTTCTCCTCAGTGACGGAAGCGGCTGGATCTCGTCACTGGCTGCCATTTTCGGATGGGCGTTCGCAGGATGGGGTACAACGCTGTACTGGTGGGCAGGAGTCCTCTACGTGGTACAAGTCCGCCGCCTGGTCCGTGCGGACACCATGGCCGATTGA